Genomic segment of Candidatus Binatia bacterium:
TCGCGCGACGGCGAGGTGATCCTCGGTGAGCCGCCGTCGTTGCGGCCGGTGATCCCTCCCGATACGGCGTACGTGTTGACGCACGTCCTCGAAGGGGTGCTCGACCACGGCACCGCCGCCGGCGCGCGCGAAGCCGGCTTCCGGCACCCGGCCGCAGGCAAGACCGGCACGACCAACGACTACCGCGACGCGTGGTTCGTCGGCTTCACGCCGGATCTCGTCGCTGCGGTGTGGGTCGGCTTCGACCAGCGCTCGCCGCTCAACATGTCGGGCGCGAGCGCGGCGCTGCCGATCTGGACGGACTTCATGAAGGTCGCGACCGCGGCGCTGCCGCCGCGTCCGTTCCTGCCGCCGCCCGGCGTGACGCTGGTCACGATCGATCATGGCTCGGGCGAGGTTGCCGAAGCGGGCCGTCGCGGCACGATCCAGGAGGCGTTCCTCGACGCCGACGCGCCGGCGATCGTGACGCACGAGGCGGAGCCCGTCCCGGTCGCGCCGCAGGACGGCGACGGAGGCGACGGATACGAAGACGCGCCCGAGCCGCGCGAGCTGCGCGAGGAGCGTCTCGCGTACGCGGGCGCAGAAGCGGAGGTAGGGAGGTAGGCGATGACGGCGACCCGTTCCCGCTGGCTGGTGCGGCTCCTGATCCTGATCGTCGCGATTTCCTTGATTGACTGCGCGCCGCGCAAGCGCGTACGTCGCAAGATGGTGACCCGGCCGACGCCCACCGCGACGCCGCGTCCCGACAAGAAGCGTCCGGCGCCGACGCCGACGCGTGCGCCGCGCGACATCACGCGCGACCCGCTGACGCGTCTCATCACCGAGAGCACGCCGTCGCGCGACGTGTCCGCGCTGAGGCTCGCCGAGCGGGCGCGCGAGGAGCTCGACGAGGGCACGACCGACAGCGCCTTCGAGCTGCTCGACACCGCGATCAAGAACGCGCCGACCCTGCAGCCGCCCTACGTGCTGCGGGCGCGGGCGTACCTCGCGGAAGGCGCCACGCAGCAGGCGCGGTCCGACCTCGACAAGGCGGCGTCGCTGCCGGCGCCGACCGCTTGGGTCGCCGAGGCCGCCGCGGTGCGTGGCATGATGTTCGAGCTCGAGGGCAACCGCAGCGAGGCCATCGCGGCCTACCGGCGCGCGCTACGGATCTTCCCAGGCAACGTCCGGGCGCGCGAGGCGCTGAAGCGTCTCACCGGCAGCACGTCCGGTGGGGGAGGGCCGCCGTGATCGTCCTCGGCATCGAGTCGTCGTGCGACGACACCGCGGCCGCGGTGCTGCGTGACGGACAAGAGCTCTCGAGCGTCGTCGCCTCGCAAGAGGAGGTGCACGGACCTTACGGCGGGGTCGTGCCGGAGCTCGCGGCGCGCAACCACATCCGCCACGTCGTGCCGGTGATCGAGACGGCGCTCGTGCGCGCCGGGATCGAGCTCGGCGACGTCGACGCGGTCGCCGCGACGCGCGGCCCGGGCCTCGTCGGCTCGCTGCTCGTCGGGCTCTGCACGGCGAAGGCGATCGCTCGTCGGCACGGGCTGCCGTTCGTCGGCGTCAATCACATCGAAGGACACCTGCTCTCGATCGAGCTCGAGGAGAAGGTCGAGCGTCCGTTCCTCGGCCTCGTCGTCTCGGGCGGGCACTCGGCGCTCTACTGGGCGGGCGAGGACGGCCGCTACGCGCTGCTCGGCCAGACGCGCGACGACGCGGCCGGCGAGGCCTTCGACAAGGCGGCGAAGCTGCTCGGGCTCGGCTATCCCGGCGGGCGCGCGATCGAGCAGGTGGCGCGCGACGGCGATCCCGACGCACTGCCGCTGCCGCGTCCGCGCGTGCGCGGCGCCGACCTCGACCTGAGCTTCAGCGGCCTCAAGACGGCGCTTCGTCTCGGCCTCGAGAAGCATCCGAACCTTCCGCTCGCCGACGTGGCGGCGTCGTTCCAGCGCGCGGTCGTCGACACGCTGCTCGACCTCGTGCGTCGCGCGATCGACGGCACGGGCGCGACGCGCGTCGTGGTGACGGGCGGCGTGTCCGCCAACGGCGCGCTGCGCGAGGCGATGGCGCGGCTCGCCGAGGAGCAGGGCGCGCGTCTGCTGGTGCCGCCGCTCCGGCGCTGCACCGATAACGCCGCGATGATCGCCTACGCCGGCTGGCTGCGTCTGCAGCGCGGCGAGCGCGATCCGCTGACGCTCAACGCCGCGGCCGAACTGCCGCTCGGACCGCGCGTGCACCCGAACGAGCTCCGTGCGTAAAGCGGCCCGCCGACGCGCGCTCGGCCAGCACTTCCTGATCGACGGCGAGGTCGCGGACCGGACGGTGCAGCTCGCCGACCTCGACCCCGGCGCGACGGTGCTCGAGATCGGACCGGGCCGCGGCGCGCTCACCGACCGCCTGCTCGCGGCGGGCCATCGCGTCGTCGCCATCGAGGTCGATCCCGAGCTTGCGAGCGCGCTCGAGGCGCGGCGCGACGATCGGCTCACCATCGTGCGCGGCGACGCGCTGCAGGTCGACCTCGCGACGCTGCCGCCCGGACCGCTGCCGGTGGTCGCCAACCTGCCGTACGCGACGGGCACGGCGATCGTCACGCGTCTGCTCGAGCACCCGGAGCGCTTCCCGCGCCTCACGGTGATGCTGCAGCTCGAGGTCGCGGAGCGTCTCTGCGCGTCGCCGAACACGCGGGCGTACGGCAGCTTGACGGTGCTCTCTGCGCTGCACGCCGAGGCGATCTTCGGCTTCGTCGTGCCGCCGCAGGCGTTCTCGCCGCGGCCGCAGGTCGACTCGGCGGTGGTGCGCCTCGACGTGGTCACGACGCCGCGCGCCGCGGTCATCGACGAGGCGCTGTTCCGGCGGGTCGTGCGCGCGGCGTTCGCGCAGCGCCGCAAGACGCTGCGCAACGCGCTCACCGCGGGCTTCGGCAGCGCCGTGGCCGACGCGATGCTCGCGGCGGCGGAGATCGATCCGCGCCGGCGCGCGGAGACGCTGTCGCTCGACGAGTTCGCGCTCCTCACGAGCGCCGCCGCGCGGGTACGCCAGCGCGCGTCCGACGCGGACCATGCCTGAGCTGCCCGAGGTCGAGACCGTCTGCCGGACGATCGCGCCGCACGTCGTTGGGCGCCGTATCGAGCGCGTCGACGTGCGCGAGCGGCGTCTGCGCCGTCCGATCCCGCGCGACCTCGAGGCGCGTCTCGCGGGACGCGTCGTCCACGGCGTGGCGCGGCGCGCGAAGTACCTCCTGCTCGACGTCGGCGAGGGGCTGCGCTGGGTCGTGCACCTCGGCATGAGCGGACGCTTCTGCGTCGGCGAGCCGCCGCCGGGGCAGCCGCACGTGCACGTCGTCGCGGACCTCGAGGGCGGCGTGCGGCTCTACTTCCGCGACCCGCGCCGCTTCGGCCTCATGCTGCTGTCGAGGGACGACGCCGACCTCGGCGTGCTCGGCGTCGAGCCGCTCGGTCCCGACTTCGACGGCGAGCTGCTGTGGTCGCTGAGCCGTCGGCACCGGCGTGTCACGGTGAAGTCGCTGTTGATGGACAGCCGGCTCATCGCCGGGGTCGGCAACATCTACGCCAACGAGGCGCTGTTCGAGGCCGGCATCCGACCGGCTCGGCGAAGTTGGCGCTTGACGCGCGCCGAGGCGGACCGTCTCGCCGCGGCGGTGCGCACCGTGCTCGAGCGCGCGATCGCGAGCCGCGGCTCCTCGCTGCTCGACTACCGCGACGCGGACGGCAACGAGGGCGAGTTCCAGCGCATGCTGCGCGTCTACGAGCGCGAGGGTGAGCCGTGCCGACGCTGCGCGACGCCGATCAAGCGCGTCGTCATCGCCGGACGCAGCTCGTTCTACTGCCCGCGCTGCCAGCGCTGAGCTGTGGCCTCAGCGCTGTCGGACCTCGCGCGCACGCAATCCGTCGCCGACCATCTGGATCGCGAGCACCGTGACGCCGAGCGCGATCGCGGGCGCGATCACGAGGTGCGGCGCGACCAGCAGGAACGAGCGTCCCTCGGCGAGCATCGCGCCCCACGACGGTGTGGGCGGCGGCGGGCCGAGGCCCAAGAACGACAGGCTCGACTCCGCGATGATCGCGCCGGCGACGCCGAAGGTCGCCTGCACGAGCAGCGCGGGACGCGCGCTCGGCAGCAGGTGACGCAGCACGACGCGCAGCGGGCTCGCGCCGAGCGCCAGCGCGGCGTGGGTCGACTCGCGCGCCGCCGCGGCGCGCACCTCGGCGCGCGTCAGACGAGCGTACGCGGGCCAGCTCATCACACTGAGCGCGATGACGACGTTGCGCGCGCTCGGTCCCAGCACCGCGGCGAGCGCGATCGCGAGCAGGATGCCGGGGAAGGCGAGCAGCACGTCGGTGACGCGCATCAGCAGCTCGTCGAGCAAGCGCCCGCCGTAGCCGGCGAGCGTGCCGAGCGCGACGCCGATCGTGAGCGCACCGGCGACGGCGGCGGCGCCGACGCCGAGCGACAACCGCGCGCCCCAGAGAAGACGCGCGAGCACGTCGCGCCCGAGCCGGTCGGTGCCGAGCGGGTGCGCGGCGGACGGCGGCTCGAGGTGGTGCGCGAGATCGATCGCCAGCGGGTCGTACGGCGCGAGCCAGGGCGCGAGCAGCGCTGCGGCGGCGATCACGGCGAGCAGCGCCGTGCCGACCAGGAGACGTCCTCGTCCGCGCTGCCGCGTGACGACGATGGACGGCGCCGATTCCGCCACGGGGAGCGGCGTCGCGGTCATGCGCGCTCCCGGAGCCGCGGGTCGAGCGCCGCCTGCACGAGGTCGGCGAGCAGGTTCACCGCGACGTAGCTCGCGGCGACCACCAGCACGCAGCCCTGCACGAGCGGGTAGTCGCGGGCGCCGATCGCCTGCACGAGCAGTCGTCCGAGCCCGGGCCACGAGAACACGGTCTCGGTCACGATCGCGCCCGCGAGCAGGCCACCGAGCTGCAGCGCGAGCACCGTGACGGTCGCGGTCGCGGCGTTCGGCAGCGCGTGGCGCAGCAAGACCAGCGCCGGCGAGAGTCCCCTCGCGCGCGCCGTGCGCACGCAGTCGAGCGCGAGCGCGTCGAGCAGCGAGCTGCGCAGCTGACGCGCGAGCAGCGCCGACATGCCGAAGCCGAGCGTCGCCGCGGGCAGCACGAGGCTGTCGAGACCGCGTCGTCCCGACACCGGGAAGAGCGGTAGCTCGACGGCGAGCCCGAGCTGCAGGAGCGGACCGAGGCAGAACGTCGGCAGCGCGGTCTGCAGCGCCGCGAGCAGCACGCCGAAGCGGTCGATGCGCGATCCCGGCCGCGCCGCCGCGGCCATGCCGAGCGGGACGCCGACCACGAGCGCGATCACGAGCGCAGCACCGGCAAGCTCGAGCGTCGCCGGGTAGCGCTCGGCGATCAGCTCGCTCACCGGACGCGACGTCGTCAGCGAGCGTCCGAGGTCGCCGCGCAGCGCGCCCGCCGTGAAGTCGACGAGCTGACGCCAGGCG
This window contains:
- a CDS encoding ABC transporter permease, with translation MLRYACLRLALALPTMLGVLVLVVALLHAVPGDPVDVILGERASHADREALRHELGLDRPAWRQLVDFTAGALRGDLGRSLTTSRPVSELIAERYPATLELAGAALVIALVVGVPLGMAAAARPGSRIDRFGVLLAALQTALPTFCLGPLLQLGLAVELPLFPVSGRRGLDSLVLPAATLGFGMSALLARQLRSSLLDALALDCVRTARARGLSPALVLLRHALPNAATATVTVLALQLGGLLAGAIVTETVFSWPGLGRLLVQAIGARDYPLVQGCVLVVAASYVAVNLLADLVQAALDPRLRERA
- the tsaD gene encoding tRNA (adenosine(37)-N6)-threonylcarbamoyltransferase complex transferase subunit TsaD → MIVLGIESSCDDTAAAVLRDGQELSSVVASQEEVHGPYGGVVPELAARNHIRHVVPVIETALVRAGIELGDVDAVAATRGPGLVGSLLVGLCTAKAIARRHGLPFVGVNHIEGHLLSIELEEKVERPFLGLVVSGGHSALYWAGEDGRYALLGQTRDDAAGEAFDKAAKLLGLGYPGGRAIEQVARDGDPDALPLPRPRVRGADLDLSFSGLKTALRLGLEKHPNLPLADVAASFQRAVVDTLLDLVRRAIDGTGATRVVVTGGVSANGALREAMARLAEEQGARLLVPPLRRCTDNAAMIAYAGWLRLQRGERDPLTLNAAAELPLGPRVHPNELRA
- a CDS encoding ABC transporter permease, coding for MTATPLPVAESAPSIVVTRQRGRGRLLVGTALLAVIAAAALLAPWLAPYDPLAIDLAHHLEPPSAAHPLGTDRLGRDVLARLLWGARLSLGVGAAAVAGALTIGVALGTLAGYGGRLLDELLMRVTDVLLAFPGILLAIALAAVLGPSARNVVIALSVMSWPAYARLTRAEVRAAAARESTHAALALGASPLRVVLRHLLPSARPALLVQATFGVAGAIIAESSLSFLGLGPPPPTPSWGAMLAEGRSFLLVAPHLVIAPAIALGVTVLAIQMVGDGLRAREVRQR
- the mutM gene encoding bifunctional DNA-formamidopyrimidine glycosylase/DNA-(apurinic or apyrimidinic site) lyase codes for the protein MPELPEVETVCRTIAPHVVGRRIERVDVRERRLRRPIPRDLEARLAGRVVHGVARRAKYLLLDVGEGLRWVVHLGMSGRFCVGEPPPGQPHVHVVADLEGGVRLYFRDPRRFGLMLLSRDDADLGVLGVEPLGPDFDGELLWSLSRRHRRVTVKSLLMDSRLIAGVGNIYANEALFEAGIRPARRSWRLTRAEADRLAAAVRTVLERAIASRGSSLLDYRDADGNEGEFQRMLRVYEREGEPCRRCATPIKRVVIAGRSSFYCPRCQR
- the rsmA gene encoding 16S rRNA (adenine(1518)-N(6)/adenine(1519)-N(6))-dimethyltransferase RsmA, which codes for MRKAARRRALGQHFLIDGEVADRTVQLADLDPGATVLEIGPGRGALTDRLLAAGHRVVAIEVDPELASALEARRDDRLTIVRGDALQVDLATLPPGPLPVVANLPYATGTAIVTRLLEHPERFPRLTVMLQLEVAERLCASPNTRAYGSLTVLSALHAEAIFGFVVPPQAFSPRPQVDSAVVRLDVVTTPRAAVIDEALFRRVVRAAFAQRRKTLRNALTAGFGSAVADAMLAAAEIDPRRRAETLSLDEFALLTSAAARVRQRASDADHA
- a CDS encoding tetratricopeptide repeat protein, with product MTATRSRWLVRLLILIVAISLIDCAPRKRVRRKMVTRPTPTATPRPDKKRPAPTPTRAPRDITRDPLTRLITESTPSRDVSALRLAERAREELDEGTTDSAFELLDTAIKNAPTLQPPYVLRARAYLAEGATQQARSDLDKAASLPAPTAWVAEAAAVRGMMFELEGNRSEAIAAYRRALRIFPGNVRAREALKRLTGSTSGGGGPP